One genomic window of Acidimicrobiia bacterium includes the following:
- a CDS encoding sigma-70 family RNA polymerase sigma factor, with the protein MADGVPTWEEVARDHGRFLYNVAYRLAGNDDDAQDLVQEALLRVRKGLERYQPGSLEGWLARIVTNVFLDEMRRRKRRPTDALPDDPGRVLPLAPAADEVQTGLSEEIQHALAELPDEFRVPVVLCDVSDLSYEQIAESTGVPIGTVRSRIHRGRRMLRASLTAGGVVGP; encoded by the coding sequence ATGGCTGACGGTGTCCCCACGTGGGAAGAGGTCGCGCGCGACCACGGGCGCTTCCTCTACAACGTGGCGTACCGCTTGGCCGGCAATGACGACGACGCACAGGATCTGGTGCAGGAGGCGCTGCTGCGGGTCCGTAAAGGGCTCGAGCGCTACCAGCCCGGATCCCTCGAAGGCTGGCTGGCTCGGATCGTGACCAACGTGTTCCTCGACGAGATGCGACGGCGGAAGCGGCGTCCCACCGACGCGCTCCCCGACGATCCCGGCCGTGTGTTGCCACTCGCACCCGCCGCCGACGAGGTGCAGACCGGCTTGTCGGAGGAGATCCAACACGCGCTCGCGGAGCTCCCCGACGAGTTCCGCGTGCCGGTCGTGCTCTGCGACGTGAGCGACCTCTCGTACGAGCAGATTGCCGAGTCGACCGGCGTGCCGATCGGCACCGTCAGGTCGCGTATCCACCGGGGACGCCGGATGCTCCGCGCGTCGTTGACCGCCGGGGGGGTGGTTGGACCGTGA
- a CDS encoding zf-HC2 domain-containing protein, giving the protein MTDHAFLSGYLDDELTAEERIEVEAQLAESAELRAELDEVRTARDAVRALPQRDAPAGFWEAVVAEVEAGDVVSIESRRRRVPVGWIAGAAAVAAAIIAVIVVPGRTSVRPNVTAVATQHGASSSKLGDSISSLAPVGPLVGRR; this is encoded by the coding sequence GTGACCGACCACGCCTTCCTCTCGGGGTATCTCGACGACGAGCTCACCGCGGAAGAACGCATCGAGGTCGAAGCGCAGCTCGCGGAGTCGGCCGAGCTCCGCGCCGAGCTCGACGAGGTACGTACCGCGCGCGACGCCGTGCGCGCGCTACCCCAGCGCGACGCGCCGGCCGGGTTCTGGGAGGCGGTCGTCGCGGAGGTCGAAGCCGGCGACGTGGTATCGATCGAATCCCGCCGCCGCCGTGTTCCCGTGGGCTGGATCGCGGGCGCCGCGGCGGTTGCGGCCGCGATCATCGCGGTGATCGTCGTTCCCGGACGCACGTCGGTGCGGCCGAACGTGACCGCGGTGGCCACCCAACACGGCGCGTCGAGCTCCAAGCTCGGCGACTCGATCAGCTCGCTCGCGCCCGTCGGACCGCTGGTGGGCCGACGGTGA
- a CDS encoding WhiB family transcriptional regulator, with amino-acid sequence MDDMTPPDHSEQEWMLRARCRSLAPSEFFPSDGVGVDKARKICDECQVRPQCLEYALTYRIDHGVWGGASERERRRILRRRRVGGATPATLQPASAKVV; translated from the coding sequence ATGGACGACATGACCCCTCCCGACCACAGCGAGCAGGAATGGATGCTCCGGGCGCGGTGCCGATCGTTGGCCCCGTCGGAGTTCTTCCCGTCCGACGGCGTCGGGGTCGACAAGGCCCGCAAAATCTGTGACGAGTGTCAGGTGCGGCCGCAGTGCCTCGAGTACGCCCTCACCTATCGAATCGATCACGGTGTGTGGGGCGGAGCGTCCGAGCGCGAACGCCGCCGCATCCTGCGTCGCCGCCGCGTCGGCGGCGCCACCCCCGCCACCCTCCAACCGGCGTCAGCAAAGGTCGTATAG
- a CDS encoding trypsin-like peptidase domain-containing protein yields MSDSPDPGEPEVPTEDEPVLLSAGATPIAPPPPTPEPIATGALAAPRQRRGARQVLVAGLAGGVVGALVAAGMYAVFDDNSTSSVRAPTASNVIVGPSQRIEQNGDIAAILKADVPAVVAIVDDGGPDNGGAAGTGFVVTADGVIVTNNHVVEGATKIQAQFSDGTKLTAKVLGTAPSSDLAVVKVDGINLATIELGDSDAVQVGDDVVAIGNALALEGGLSVTRGIVSGLHRDVPTGRSQILGDVIQTDAAINPGNSGGPLVDAQGRVIGINTAIADPSSAQNVGFAIPISQVKSLIGTLTEGKHPAFLGVSTDPTSGDDGALINSVTQGSPADKGGIRPGDVVVQVGTTPVHSSAALKPAIRRYKASQQVDVLVDRDGKRTTLHVTLGEATEADS; encoded by the coding sequence GTGTCCGATTCGCCCGATCCCGGCGAGCCCGAGGTCCCCACCGAGGACGAGCCGGTCCTCTTGTCGGCGGGAGCAACCCCGATCGCACCGCCGCCGCCCACTCCCGAACCGATCGCGACCGGCGCCCTGGCTGCACCGCGTCAGAGGCGCGGCGCCCGCCAGGTGCTCGTCGCCGGGCTCGCCGGTGGCGTGGTGGGCGCGCTCGTGGCCGCCGGGATGTACGCGGTGTTCGACGACAACTCCACTTCGAGCGTGCGGGCACCCACGGCGAGCAACGTGATCGTGGGCCCATCCCAGCGCATCGAGCAGAACGGCGACATCGCCGCCATTCTGAAGGCTGACGTGCCCGCGGTCGTCGCGATCGTCGACGACGGCGGTCCCGACAACGGCGGCGCGGCCGGCACCGGCTTCGTGGTCACGGCCGACGGTGTGATCGTCACCAACAACCACGTGGTCGAGGGCGCCACCAAGATCCAAGCGCAGTTCTCCGACGGCACGAAGCTCACCGCCAAAGTTCTCGGTACCGCACCGAGCAGCGACCTCGCGGTGGTGAAGGTCGACGGCATCAACCTGGCCACGATCGAGCTCGGCGACTCGGATGCGGTGCAGGTGGGCGACGACGTCGTCGCGATCGGCAACGCGCTCGCGCTCGAAGGTGGCCTGAGCGTGACACGCGGCATCGTGTCCGGTCTGCATCGCGACGTGCCGACCGGGCGCAGCCAGATCCTCGGCGACGTGATCCAGACCGACGCCGCGATCAACCCGGGCAACTCGGGCGGCCCACTCGTGGACGCGCAAGGTCGCGTGATCGGCATCAACACCGCGATCGCCGATCCGTCGAGTGCGCAGAACGTTGGCTTCGCGATCCCGATCTCGCAGGTGAAGTCGTTGATCGGCACGCTGACCGAAGGGAAGCACCCGGCGTTCCTCGGTGTGTCCACCGACCCCACATCCGGCGACGACGGTGCGCTCATCAACAGCGTCACCCAGGGCTCGCCGGCGGACAAGGGTGGCATCCGGCCGGGCGACGTGGTCGTCCAAGTCGGGACCACGCCCGTTCACTCGTCTGCGGCGCTCAAGCCGGCCATCCGCCGCTACAAGGCGAGCCAGCAGGTCGACGTGCTCGTGGACCGCGACGGGAAGCGCACCACCCTGCACGTGACGCTCGGTGAGGCGACCGAAGCCGATTCGTGA
- the phoU gene encoding phosphate signaling complex protein PhoU, producing the protein MATTPLPDSFPAEARKTFHEQLDELRVDVIRLAALTTEAIAGGTQALLDGDLAAAEHVIENDDEIDDLTHSIEDRTFLLLARQQPLATDLRFLVTVMRLGHELERSADLMVNVAKTTRRLYPHQLDPKLRGIIDRMGSQASNQTRVAIDAFADADPSWAAALADMDDAMDDLTKSLFRHILANDSSDEAAVLLAVQMALVGRHYERIADHAVTIAERVGFMVTGEHPTPENENENENENV; encoded by the coding sequence GTGGCAACCACTCCGCTCCCCGACAGTTTTCCTGCTGAGGCGCGCAAGACGTTCCACGAGCAACTCGACGAGTTACGGGTCGACGTGATCAGGCTGGCCGCGCTGACCACCGAGGCAATCGCCGGGGGAACACAGGCTCTGCTCGACGGTGACCTCGCGGCGGCCGAGCACGTGATCGAGAACGACGACGAGATCGACGACCTCACGCACTCGATCGAGGATCGCACCTTCCTCTTGCTCGCGCGCCAGCAGCCATTGGCAACCGACCTGCGCTTCCTCGTCACGGTCATGCGCTTGGGACACGAGCTCGAACGCAGCGCCGACCTGATGGTGAACGTGGCGAAGACCACGCGCCGCCTCTACCCGCATCAGCTCGACCCGAAGTTGCGCGGCATCATCGACCGCATGGGTTCGCAGGCAAGCAACCAGACGCGCGTCGCGATCGACGCGTTCGCCGACGCCGACCCGTCATGGGCAGCCGCGCTTGCCGACATGGACGACGCGATGGACGACCTCACCAAGAGCCTGTTCCGTCACATCCTCGCGAACGACAGTAGCGACGAGGCCGCGGTGCTCCTCGCGGTGCAGATGGCGCTCGTTGGCCGGCACTACGAGCGCATCGCCGACCACGCGGTGACGATCGCCGAGCGGGTGGGCTTCATGGTGACGGGCGAGCACCCGACACCGGAGAACGAGAACGAGAACGAGAACGAGAACGTGTAA
- the pstS gene encoding phosphate ABC transporter substrate-binding protein PstS, with translation MRRSFTRVCGFVLAALALPVLAVGSATAATKTPTTTTVKLASTSLSGDGSTFQKGFNDVAIGYFKQQQKGVSISYQGVGSGQGRTDFANKVVDFAGTDAPYAAGAAPTDPFLYFPTVVAPITVSYNVLGVTGLKLSPDSIAKIFQAQITKWDDAAIKTDNPTAKLPSTTITVVHRADGSGTTQNFTNFLVKASPTVWTLGTGSTVQWPASTQGASGNGGVAQLVKSTDGAIGYVDFSDAVAGELTYASIKNSSGKYVKASTTSASLALEGLTINPDLTFDPINASGAAGYPITAPTWIMVYATQADAKKGAALKAFLKFIYGTGTNQGQTLAKTVDYAPLPKSVLAKAKAQLSKVIVPT, from the coding sequence ATGCGTCGCTCCTTCACCCGCGTGTGCGGGTTCGTTCTCGCCGCCCTCGCGCTGCCGGTGCTGGCAGTCGGCTCGGCCACCGCCGCGACCAAGACACCCACGACGACGACGGTGAAGCTGGCGTCGACGTCGCTGAGCGGCGACGGCTCCACGTTCCAGAAGGGCTTCAACGACGTCGCCATCGGCTACTTCAAGCAACAGCAGAAGGGCGTGTCGATCAGCTACCAGGGTGTGGGCTCGGGCCAGGGCCGGACCGACTTCGCCAACAAGGTGGTCGACTTCGCGGGCACCGACGCTCCGTACGCAGCCGGCGCCGCTCCCACCGACCCCTTCTTGTACTTCCCGACGGTCGTCGCACCCATCACGGTGTCGTACAACGTGTTGGGCGTGACCGGGCTGAAGCTGTCGCCCGACTCGATCGCCAAGATCTTCCAGGCGCAGATCACCAAGTGGGACGACGCAGCGATCAAGACCGACAACCCCACCGCGAAGCTGCCGAGCACGACGATCACCGTGGTGCACCGGGCCGACGGTTCGGGAACGACGCAGAACTTCACCAACTTCCTGGTGAAGGCGTCGCCGACCGTATGGACCCTCGGAACGGGCTCCACAGTGCAGTGGCCGGCGAGCACGCAGGGTGCCAGCGGAAACGGCGGGGTCGCCCAGTTGGTGAAGTCGACCGACGGTGCGATCGGCTACGTGGACTTCTCCGACGCGGTGGCGGGCGAGCTCACCTACGCGTCGATCAAGAACTCGAGCGGCAAGTACGTCAAGGCGAGCACGACGTCGGCGTCGTTGGCGCTCGAGGGCCTCACGATCAACCCCGACCTCACATTCGACCCGATCAACGCCTCGGGCGCCGCGGGATACCCGATCACGGCGCCGACGTGGATCATGGTGTACGCGACCCAGGCCGACGCCAAGAAGGGTGCCGCGCTGAAGGCGTTCCTGAAGTTCATCTACGGCACCGGTACCAACCAGGGCCAAACGCTCGCCAAGACGGTCGACTACGCGCCGCTGCCCAAGAGCGTGCTCGCCAAGGCCAAGGCCCAGCTCAGCAAAGTCATCGTCCCCACGTAG
- the pstC gene encoding phosphate ABC transporter permease subunit PstC yields MAVSAPPRPSTPPARTPGLSGADRPPGVVTDRIFGWLALASGLLVMVILALIVYSTVDHAWPWFEKEGLGIFADNWDPAHGDFGAGAMVYGTFLVGLIALVISVPVSVGIALFVTEVAPRRLRRPVVYTVDLLAAIPSVVYGLWAFLVLAQPISGVYEDISSVTGDIPVLETLFADPSKTGLSYMTAGIVVAIMITPIITSITREVFATTPVSLREAAYGLGATRWEMIRGSVFPHSRGGVVSAVMIGFGRAIGETIAVALVIGSSQQISAHLFGPGETLASIIANQFGESTGVYQAALIGMGVVLLAFTVVVGMSARFVIARYERRTGATA; encoded by the coding sequence ATGGCCGTCAGTGCTCCGCCGCGCCCCAGCACCCCGCCGGCCCGGACACCGGGCCTGAGCGGCGCGGACCGGCCTCCGGGCGTCGTCACCGACCGCATCTTCGGATGGCTTGCGCTCGCGAGCGGTCTGCTCGTGATGGTGATCCTGGCACTCATCGTGTACTCGACCGTCGACCACGCCTGGCCCTGGTTCGAGAAGGAAGGGCTCGGGATCTTCGCCGACAACTGGGACCCGGCACACGGCGACTTCGGCGCCGGCGCGATGGTCTACGGCACGTTCCTCGTCGGGCTGATCGCGCTCGTGATCTCGGTACCCGTCAGCGTCGGGATCGCGCTGTTCGTCACCGAGGTCGCGCCGCGCCGGCTGCGCCGTCCGGTCGTCTACACCGTCGACCTGCTCGCGGCGATCCCGTCCGTCGTGTACGGGCTGTGGGCATTCCTCGTGCTGGCTCAGCCGATCTCCGGCGTCTACGAAGACATCTCGTCGGTGACCGGTGACATCCCCGTGCTCGAGACACTCTTCGCCGATCCGAGCAAGACCGGTCTGAGCTACATGACGGCGGGCATCGTGGTCGCGATCATGATCACGCCGATCATCACCTCGATCACCCGTGAGGTGTTCGCGACGACGCCGGTTTCGTTGCGGGAGGCCGCGTACGGCCTCGGCGCCACTCGGTGGGAGATGATTCGCGGCTCGGTGTTCCCGCACAGTCGCGGTGGCGTGGTGTCGGCAGTGATGATCGGCTTCGGGCGCGCCATCGGTGAGACGATCGCGGTCGCGCTCGTCATCGGGAGCAGCCAGCAGATCAGCGCACACCTCTTCGGGCCCGGCGAGACGCTGGCAAGCATCATCGCCAACCAGTTCGGTGAGTCGACGGGCGTCTACCAGGCTGCGCTGATCGGGATGGGCGTCGTGTTGCTCGCATTCACAGTCGTCGTCGGCATGTCGGCGCGCTTCGTGATCGCGCGCTACGAACGGCGCACAGGGGCGACGGCGTGA
- the pstA gene encoding phosphate ABC transporter permease PstA yields the protein MTAPVVTDRRSLVAPRPGSRGRRARNAVATALIAFAFLLALVPLVFIVGYVVQRGSEILSWSFLTQPLPFSERIPGPGMGPAVAGTLLITGSAALMAIPLGILGGIYLNEYGAKSPLARVVRFLSEVMTGVPSIVMGLFIYTFVVLNTHEKNAFAGALALACLMLPIVIRTTDQMLALVPSELREGSYALGSRRARTIRSVVLPSAAPGIVSGALLAVARAAGETAPLLFTIGLVEDHTNWSLFNGTNTALSTQIFANARSLFPSAQDRAWGAALTLILIVFVFTILARLVTAFFGRRQTA from the coding sequence GTGACCGCGCCGGTCGTTACCGATCGCCGGTCTCTCGTCGCGCCACGTCCCGGTTCGAGAGGCCGACGAGCGCGGAACGCGGTCGCGACCGCGCTCATCGCATTCGCGTTTCTTCTCGCGCTCGTGCCGCTCGTGTTCATCGTCGGCTACGTCGTGCAACGAGGCTCCGAGATCCTGAGCTGGAGCTTCCTCACCCAGCCGCTGCCGTTCTCGGAGCGGATACCCGGGCCGGGCATGGGTCCGGCCGTTGCCGGCACGCTCTTGATCACCGGTAGCGCTGCGTTGATGGCGATCCCGCTCGGGATCCTCGGAGGGATCTATCTGAACGAGTACGGCGCGAAGAGCCCGCTGGCACGAGTCGTCCGGTTCTTGTCGGAGGTGATGACGGGCGTCCCGTCGATCGTGATGGGCCTGTTCATCTACACGTTCGTGGTCCTGAACACCCACGAGAAGAACGCATTCGCGGGTGCACTTGCCCTCGCCTGCCTGATGCTGCCGATCGTGATCCGCACCACCGACCAGATGTTGGCGCTGGTCCCGAGCGAGCTCCGCGAGGGGAGCTACGCACTCGGGAGCAGGCGGGCCCGCACGATCCGGTCGGTCGTGCTGCCGAGCGCGGCACCCGGGATCGTGAGCGGCGCGCTCCTCGCGGTTGCCCGAGCCGCGGGAGAGACCGCTCCGCTGCTCTTCACCATCGGGCTCGTCGAAGATCACACCAACTGGAGTCTCTTCAACGGCACGAACACGGCGTTGTCGACGCAGATCTTCGCGAACGCTCGGTCGTTGTTCCCGAGCGCGCAAGACCGGGCGTGGGGAGCCGCGCTCACGCTCATCCTGATCGTGTTCGTGTTCACGATCCTCGCCCGGCTCGTGACCGCATTCTTCGGCCGTCGCCAGACGGCCTGA
- the pstB gene encoding phosphate ABC transporter ATP-binding protein PstB — protein sequence MLTEEDLATNVAAVATVPAEEPSAQEEPARELVFELHDVEVRYSGHTAIREVALDVAAKEITAFIGPSGCGKTTVLRCLNRMHDITPGAQVLGSVRYHGENLYGPKVDAAEVRRRIGMVFQKPNPFPKTIFDNVAYGPKINGRKRSELSDIVEHALNRAALWDEVKDKLEQSGLSLSGGQQQRLCIARALAVEPDVVLMDEPCSSLDPIATARIEDLMEELKRDFTIVIVTHNMQQAARVSDRTAFFTAEVDGEGHRVGRLVEFDVTERLFTAPSDPRTEGYITGRFG from the coding sequence ATGCTTACCGAAGAAGACCTTGCTACTAACGTCGCGGCCGTGGCGACGGTGCCGGCCGAGGAGCCGAGCGCGCAGGAGGAGCCGGCCCGCGAGCTCGTGTTCGAGTTGCACGACGTCGAGGTGAGGTACAGCGGTCACACCGCCATTCGCGAGGTTGCCCTCGACGTCGCCGCGAAGGAGATCACGGCGTTCATCGGACCGTCGGGGTGCGGAAAAACCACGGTGTTGCGTTGCCTGAACCGCATGCACGACATCACCCCCGGCGCGCAGGTGCTCGGATCGGTGAGGTACCACGGCGAAAACCTGTACGGACCCAAGGTCGACGCGGCCGAGGTGCGGCGTCGCATCGGCATGGTGTTCCAGAAACCCAATCCGTTCCCGAAGACGATCTTCGACAACGTCGCCTACGGCCCGAAGATCAACGGACGGAAGCGCTCCGAGCTGTCCGACATCGTCGAGCACGCGCTGAACCGCGCTGCGCTGTGGGACGAGGTCAAGGACAAGCTCGAGCAGAGCGGTCTTTCGTTGTCGGGCGGGCAACAGCAACGTCTCTGCATCGCACGCGCGCTCGCGGTCGAGCCCGACGTCGTGCTCATGGACGAACCCTGTTCCTCGCTCGATCCGATCGCAACCGCGCGCATCGAGGACCTCATGGAGGAGCTCAAGCGCGATTTCACGATCGTGATCGTCACACACAACATGCAGCAGGCGGCGCGCGTGTCGGATCGAACCGCGTTCTTCACCGCCGAAGTCGACGGCGAGGGACACCGGGTGGGGCGACTCGTCGAGTTCGACGTCACCGAGAGGCTGTTCACCGCACCGAGCGACCCTCGCACCGAGGGCTATATCACGGGACGGTTCGGCTGA
- a CDS encoding inorganic phosphate transporter → METAALCFVVVVALGFDFVNGFHDAANSIATVVSTRVLSPRLAVAWAAFFNFVAFLIFGTHVASAIANDVVDQSVLSIGVIFAALIGAILWSLFTFFLALPTSSSHALIGGMVGAAVAKAGFSVLVWEGLRTIAVFIVLAPLAGLALSFVSMVGVSWLVHRYHRVERLNRGFRSTQLLSAGAYSLGHGANDAQKTMGVILALLVATKELGPNASVPLWVVLSAHTAIALGTLTGGWRIVKTMGTKLTRLQPVSGVCAESAAAGTLFFTSVAGIPVSTTHTITGGIVGVGASQRLSAVRWGVAGRVVWAWAFTIPGAALVAALSYLVLEAF, encoded by the coding sequence GTGGAGACTGCCGCACTCTGCTTCGTTGTCGTCGTCGCGCTCGGATTCGACTTCGTCAACGGATTCCACGATGCCGCCAACTCGATCGCGACCGTCGTGTCGACGCGTGTGCTGTCACCGCGGCTCGCGGTGGCGTGGGCCGCGTTCTTCAACTTCGTCGCGTTCCTGATCTTCGGCACCCACGTGGCCAGCGCGATCGCGAACGACGTGGTCGACCAGAGCGTGCTGTCGATCGGCGTCATCTTCGCTGCGCTGATCGGCGCAATCCTCTGGAGCCTCTTCACGTTCTTCCTCGCGCTGCCCACGTCGTCGTCACACGCGCTGATCGGTGGCATGGTGGGCGCCGCGGTGGCCAAGGCCGGGTTCAGCGTGCTGGTGTGGGAAGGACTTCGCACGATCGCGGTGTTCATCGTGCTCGCGCCACTCGCCGGCCTTGCGCTGTCGTTCGTGAGCATGGTCGGTGTGTCGTGGCTGGTACACCGGTACCACCGCGTGGAGCGACTGAACCGCGGGTTCCGTAGCACGCAGCTCCTGTCGGCCGGCGCGTACAGCCTCGGGCACGGCGCCAACGACGCCCAGAAGACGATGGGCGTAATCCTCGCGTTGCTCGTCGCCACCAAGGAGCTCGGGCCGAACGCGAGCGTGCCGCTCTGGGTAGTGCTGTCAGCCCACACCGCGATCGCGCTCGGCACGCTGACCGGTGGGTGGCGCATCGTGAAGACGATGGGCACCAAGCTCACACGGCTCCAGCCGGTGAGCGGTGTGTGCGCGGAGTCGGCAGCCGCCGGCACGCTGTTCTTCACGTCCGTCGCCGGTATTCCGGTGTCGACGACGCACACCATCACCGGCGGAATCGTGGGCGTGGGCGCGAGCCAACGGCTCTCGGCCGTGCGCTGGGGTGTTGCCGGGCGTGTCGTGTGGGCGTGGGCCTTCACCATCCCCGGAGCCGCGCTGGTAGCCGCGCTTTCGTACCTCGTGTTGGAAGCGTTCTGA
- a CDS encoding DUF47 family protein produces the protein MRFRLVPRDDGFYPLFNEAAENVAECARRLRELLDLFSDDLGSVSGSRDLEKLVNLVTDCELRGDELTRTILRRLNSSFVTPFDREDIHALAEELDDVVDEMQAAAELLVLHRVEKPLPEARDLVDILVKAAEANVALVAKLPRLRDVEGELETIGRLETEADHIYRRSVAHLFSGDFKAFAVLKWKDIVEAIEASVNAIENISDIVESIVLKHA, from the coding sequence ATGCGGTTCCGCCTCGTCCCACGCGACGACGGGTTCTACCCGCTGTTCAACGAAGCGGCCGAGAACGTGGCCGAATGCGCTCGGCGTCTGCGTGAGCTCCTCGACCTGTTCTCCGACGACCTCGGCAGCGTGTCCGGGAGTCGCGACCTCGAGAAGCTCGTGAACCTCGTGACCGATTGCGAACTCCGCGGCGACGAGCTCACACGCACGATCCTCCGGCGCCTCAACTCGAGCTTCGTCACACCCTTCGACCGCGAAGACATCCACGCGCTCGCCGAGGAGCTCGACGACGTTGTCGACGAGATGCAGGCAGCCGCCGAGCTGTTGGTGCTGCACCGAGTCGAGAAGCCGCTGCCCGAAGCGCGCGACCTCGTCGACATCCTCGTGAAGGCAGCCGAGGCGAACGTCGCGCTCGTTGCCAAGCTCCCCCGGTTGCGCGACGTCGAGGGCGAACTCGAGACGATCGGCCGGCTCGAGACCGAGGCCGATCACATCTACCGCCGATCGGTGGCCCACCTCTTCTCCGGCGACTTCAAGGCGTTCGCCGTGCTCAAGTGGAAAGACATCGTGGAGGCGATCGAGGCCTCGGTGAACGCGATCGAGAACATCTCCGATATCGTCGAGAGCATCGTCTTGAAGCACGCGTAA